In Sphingomonas sp. LR60, the following are encoded in one genomic region:
- a CDS encoding urea carboxylase-associated family protein, with protein MTGTVHEIAPRSGAGFTLSAGQTLTVIDPRGVQVADLLAYNSADVREVLSSGRTLDYAETIRLTTGHKLYSNRSNVMLEIVEDTVGRHDFLLTPCSYATFDHFYPDLPRHRGCFGNLAEALAPWGITEDMIPVAFNCFMNVPVDGPTGRLEVLPPVSKAGDRIVLRAEMGLVIGLTACSAPASNGGSFKPIHYRVY; from the coding sequence ATGACCGGCACCGTTCACGAGATCGCACCGCGCAGCGGGGCGGGCTTCACGCTGTCCGCAGGGCAGACGCTGACCGTCATCGATCCGCGCGGCGTGCAGGTCGCCGATCTGCTCGCCTATAACAGCGCCGACGTGCGCGAGGTGCTGTCGTCGGGGCGGACGCTCGATTACGCAGAGACGATCCGGCTGACGACGGGGCACAAGCTCTACTCCAACCGCTCGAACGTGATGCTGGAGATCGTCGAGGACACGGTCGGGCGGCACGACTTCCTGCTGACGCCGTGTTCCTACGCGACGTTCGACCATTTCTACCCCGACCTGCCCCGGCATCGCGGCTGCTTCGGCAACCTCGCCGAGGCGCTGGCGCCGTGGGGCATCACCGAGGACATGATCCCGGTCGCGTTCAACTGCTTCATGAACGTGCCCGTCGACGGTCCTACCGGCCGGCTGGAGGTGCTGCCACCGGTCAGCAAGGCCGGCGACCGCATCGTGCTGCGCGCGGAAATGGGTCTGGTGATCGGGTTGACGGCCTGCTCGGCTCCCGCGTCGAACGGGGGCAGCTTCAAGCCGATCCACTATCGCGTCTACTAG